AAGAACTTGTAAGAAATCTTTTAATTGATTTAAAAATTACTCCTCAAGAATTCCAAGACTTGGGTTCAGACGGATTATCCGAAAAAATTTATCAAGCTTCAGTTGAGTTCTATAAGAAAAAGGAGGAAATGCTCTCAACTGAGTTGATGGCTAATCTCGAAAGATTTGCCGTGCTCAGTGTCATTGATGAGAAATGGAAAGAACACCTGCGGGACATGGATGACTTGAAAGAAGGTATTGGACTTCGCGCTTACGGTCAGAAAGATCCATTAGTTGAATATAAAACTGAAGCATACAAGCTCTTTATTGAGATGCTTCAAACAATTCGAGACGAAACAATTAAAATTGTATTCAAGTGGTTCCCAGAAACTCCTGAACAAATGCAGCAAAGAAGAAGAGCAAGTGACCGAGTTGTTGTCTCACATGCCGCTACTGAAGGTATGGGATTAGCAGGCGATAGAGGCCCAGTTCACGGTGGTTCACCTGCAACGGCTGGGAAACCACAGCCAGTTAGCGTTGGAGAAAAAGTCGGAAGAAACAGTCCGTGTCCATGTGGAAGTGGAAAAAAATATAAACATTGTCACGGAGTTGAATAATTTTTTAGTGCTATTTTCTTTTAAAAAACTAAATTATAAATTGAAACTAAATTGAATATTAGAAATGCCAGCAGCATCGAGTAAAATGAAAAAAATTGAAGCTATCATCCGGCCGTTCAAATTGGATGATGTGAAAGAAGCTTTGCTCGAAGAAGGAATTCACGGCTTAACTATAACTGAGGTCCGCGGCTATGGCAGACAAAAAGGGCATACGGAAATTTATCGCGGAAGTGAATATAGAATCGAATTCGTACCAAAGATTAAAATTGAAATTGTAATACCTGAAAGTCGTGAAGAAATAGTAATCAATACTATTTTACGGGCTGCGAAAACCGGACAAGTTGGGGACGGAAAGATATTCGTATCTACTATTGAAGATGCCATCCGCATCAGAACTGAAGAATCAGGAAAGAATGCACTCTAAAAAAATGGGGAACTGATACCGAAAATTTTTACCACTTTATAATTTGAAATGCTAATTGGCTGAAAGATTCAAGTCAGGAAGAATTTTTTCTTAGCATTCAAATTTTTAACTTGCAACAAATAAAATGAATCTCATTGGCAGTGAAGTTATTGACTGACAAGCCAAATGAGTATAAAGTGTAAAAATGAAAAAGATATCTCAAAACGTTTTAATTTTTCTTCTTTCAATTGCTCTTAGTTCTTGCGCCGTTG
This Ignavibacteria bacterium DNA region includes the following protein-coding sequences:
- a CDS encoding P-II family nitrogen regulator, producing MKKIEAIIRPFKLDDVKEALLEEGIHGLTITEVRGYGRQKGHTEIYRGSEYRIEFVPKIKIEIVIPESREEIVINTILRAAKTGQVGDGKIFVSTIEDAIRIRTEESGKNAL